A genomic window from Brevibacillus agri includes:
- a CDS encoding putative holin-like toxin: MLQFGGFLVGLLSLVVAIVVALTKRNDRP; encoded by the coding sequence ATGCTCCAGTTTGGCGGTTTTCTTGTCGGACTGTTGAGCCTTGTCGTAGCAATCGTCGTTGCCCTGACCAAACGAAATGACCGCCCTTAA
- a CDS encoding PLP-dependent aminotransferase family protein produces the protein MRELSAIRFREKEPLFTQIYHYLKDEIRHGHVQDEEFLPSIRSCAQSLGVSKNTVEVAYQLLVSEGYARSIPKKGYQVVYQAERPSITPAASPGEAQAADIRIDFRYGDIELGRFSFQQWNKLRNRVIADHQQRYMVEEQPQGEFALRKELVKLLHETRKVAAAPEQIIVGATPQQLVSVLVQLLDREKQVIGVENPGYDGARNTFANGGYQVRGISLGADGVSMQELVDSGADVMYVSPSQQFIHKLVMPLEKRHALSEWVQSRAYIVEDDYEWEFKYEESFLPAIQSLSPQKVVYIGRLSKALLPVCNVSYLVLPYELLARFHQRVPEYDQPVSRLDQLTLAAYLSDGYWHRHVQAMRKSYADKRKAFLQAVSRWMGERVEVEGKDTGLHAFLTVQKKGSEAEWMERAARCGVKVYGTARYWVHDTRQYATVLLGYGALSEQEIEEGIRLLASAWFG, from the coding sequence TTGCGGGAGCTGTCTGCCATCCGGTTTCGTGAAAAGGAACCGCTTTTTACGCAAATTTATCATTATCTAAAAGACGAAATCAGGCACGGCCATGTGCAGGACGAGGAATTTCTGCCTTCGATCCGCAGTTGCGCGCAATCGCTTGGCGTCAGCAAAAATACGGTGGAAGTCGCATACCAGTTGCTCGTCTCGGAAGGCTACGCCAGGAGCATCCCGAAAAAAGGCTACCAGGTCGTGTATCAGGCAGAGCGTCCTTCGATCACGCCAGCCGCAAGTCCGGGGGAAGCGCAAGCGGCGGACATTCGCATAGATTTTCGCTACGGCGATATCGAATTGGGGCGTTTTTCGTTTCAGCAGTGGAACAAACTTCGCAACCGCGTAATCGCTGACCACCAGCAGCGCTATATGGTCGAGGAGCAGCCACAGGGCGAGTTTGCCCTGCGCAAAGAGCTGGTGAAGCTGCTGCACGAGACGCGCAAAGTCGCGGCTGCGCCGGAGCAGATCATCGTCGGCGCGACTCCACAGCAGCTTGTGTCGGTTCTCGTTCAGTTGCTGGACAGGGAAAAGCAGGTCATCGGCGTGGAAAACCCCGGCTATGACGGGGCGCGAAACACGTTTGCAAACGGCGGCTATCAGGTGCGGGGCATATCCCTTGGGGCGGACGGCGTTTCTATGCAGGAGCTGGTCGATAGCGGGGCCGATGTCATGTACGTGAGTCCGTCGCAGCAGTTCATCCACAAGCTGGTCATGCCGCTCGAAAAACGGCATGCGTTGAGCGAATGGGTGCAGTCCCGGGCGTATATCGTGGAGGATGACTACGAGTGGGAGTTCAAGTACGAGGAAAGCTTTCTCCCCGCGATCCAGAGCCTGTCTCCGCAAAAGGTGGTCTACATCGGACGCCTGTCCAAAGCGCTGCTGCCTGTCTGCAACGTCAGCTATCTCGTCCTGCCGTATGAGCTGTTGGCGCGCTTTCACCAGCGGGTGCCGGAATACGATCAACCCGTTTCCAGGCTCGATCAGTTGACTTTGGCTGCATATTTGTCGGACGGCTATTGGCACAGGCACGTGCAGGCCATGCGCAAAAGCTACGCTGACAAGCGCAAGGCATTTCTTCAGGCCGTCTCCCGCTGGATGGGCGAGCGCGTGGAAGTGGAAGGGAAGGACACGGGACTGCACGCTTTTTTGACCGTGCAGAAAAAGGGCAGCGAAGCGGAGTGGATGGAGCGTGCTGCGCGGTGCGGCGTGAAGGTGTACGGAACAGCAAGGTACTGGGTGCATGACACGCGGCAGTATGCGACGGTATTGCTTGGGTACGGCGCTTTGAGCGAGCAGGAGATCGAGGAAGGCATTCGCCTGCTCGCTTCTGCCTGGTTCGGGTGA
- a CDS encoding TetR/AcrR family transcriptional regulator — MDSNRLSSSERLMMAAIDLIAEKGYNGVTTQEIAAAAGLSEKTLFRQFGSKRNLLESAFDRFHYTEEMTKLFAERLVWDLRADLLLVSRTYHELMNRNRKMIWISIKDEGQLPGFRERTQKHPRQLLTWLTNYFAEMGKRGKMVRTNPEAQATAFMMMNFGAFMNNLDGPDNFSGVSLEALIAESVEIFARALTP, encoded by the coding sequence ATGGACAGCAATCGTCTCAGCAGCAGTGAACGACTGATGATGGCAGCCATTGATCTTATCGCGGAAAAAGGCTATAACGGCGTCACGACGCAAGAAATCGCGGCAGCGGCAGGTTTGAGTGAAAAGACGCTGTTCCGCCAGTTCGGCAGCAAGCGCAATCTGCTGGAGAGCGCTTTTGACCGTTTTCATTATACGGAGGAAATGACAAAGCTGTTTGCGGAGCGGCTCGTGTGGGATTTGCGCGCAGACCTGCTTTTGGTCAGCCGGACGTACCATGAGCTGATGAACCGAAACCGGAAAATGATCTGGATCAGCATCAAAGACGAAGGACAACTGCCAGGCTTCCGCGAGCGCACGCAAAAGCATCCCCGCCAGCTTTTGACCTGGTTGACGAATTACTTCGCAGAGATGGGCAAAAGGGGCAAAATGGTTCGAACCAACCCGGAGGCACAGGCAACGGCTTTCATGATGATGAACTTCGGAGCGTTCATGAACAATCTGGATGGGCCGGACAACTTTTCGGGTGTCTCGCTGGAGGCGCTTATCGCGGAAAGCGTGGAGATTTTTGCTAGGGCGTTGACTCCCTAG
- a CDS encoding NADH:flavin oxidoreductase/NADH oxidase, which produces MALLSTPFQFKGLTLKNRVVMPPMCQYSVEAQDGTPTDWHFVHYVSRAVGGTGLIIVEMTDVEPDGRISNYDLGLWSDEQIPAYQRIVSEVHKYGAKIGIQIGHAGRKAEDAEVPVSASAIAFPGSRYKTPRALTTEEVKAMVVKFQEAARRAVEAGMDTIEIHGAHGYLIHQFHSPLTNVREDEYGRDKALFGVEVIAAIKEVIPADMPLIMRVSAVEYVDGGYGLDYSTELCRRYKEAGVDIFHLSSGGEGPIGSGGRPGIHPGYQVPLARAIKQALDVPVIAVGNLDDPKLAEAVIGNGDTDLVAVGRGMLRDPYWALHAIHALSAEEAQPPKQYARAF; this is translated from the coding sequence ATGGCTTTGTTGTCTACCCCGTTTCAGTTCAAAGGATTGACCTTGAAAAATCGCGTAGTCATGCCGCCGATGTGCCAATACTCCGTGGAAGCGCAGGACGGTACGCCGACAGACTGGCACTTCGTTCATTACGTGTCCCGCGCGGTAGGAGGCACAGGCCTCATCATCGTAGAGATGACAGACGTAGAGCCGGACGGCCGCATTTCCAACTACGACCTCGGACTGTGGTCCGACGAGCAGATTCCCGCGTACCAGCGAATCGTCTCGGAAGTTCACAAATACGGCGCGAAAATCGGCATCCAGATCGGGCATGCGGGCCGCAAAGCGGAAGACGCGGAAGTTCCCGTGTCTGCATCCGCGATTGCGTTTCCAGGCTCCCGCTACAAAACGCCGCGAGCACTGACCACAGAAGAAGTCAAAGCGATGGTTGTCAAGTTTCAGGAAGCGGCAAGACGCGCGGTGGAAGCAGGCATGGACACGATCGAGATTCACGGCGCTCACGGCTACTTGATCCACCAGTTCCACTCCCCACTGACAAACGTGCGGGAAGATGAGTACGGACGCGACAAAGCTTTGTTTGGCGTGGAAGTCATCGCCGCCATCAAAGAAGTGATTCCAGCAGACATGCCGCTCATCATGCGCGTCTCTGCCGTGGAATACGTAGATGGCGGATACGGCCTGGACTACAGCACAGAGCTGTGCCGCAGATACAAGGAAGCAGGCGTTGACATTTTCCACCTGTCGAGTGGCGGCGAGGGCCCGATCGGCTCCGGCGGACGTCCGGGAATCCATCCTGGCTATCAGGTTCCGCTTGCCCGGGCGATCAAGCAGGCGCTCGATGTTCCGGTCATCGCGGTAGGGAACCTCGACGATCCGAAGCTGGCAGAAGCAGTGATTGGCAACGGCGACACGGATTTGGTTGCAGTAGGCCGCGGCATGCTGCGCGATCCGTACTGGGCGCTGCATGCAATCCACGCGCTGTCGGCTGAAGAAGCCCAGCCGCCCAAGCAGTATGCGCGCGCGTTCTAA
- a CDS encoding ABC transporter permease, whose amino-acid sequence MKQLASLLWAEMVKEHRHSFHSKMVYFSLLIWPAIMFVTAYYSFAPFRLGADSPLARFLSPEQLPLFLLTGYLGYIFFWCLVQSAWQMSFEREAGTMEMIFISPVNRLAFLYGRSLSSLVEGGWLFFCFTLLALLFVGGVHLSGWWAVPLAFVVLLGSAIVWGGFLSVLFLFSRDSSFLYTVLDEPMLIFSGVRLPPMAYPLWAKAISFCFPLTYALQLVRGLLMEGASLASLLPELALLVGVLLVLVMATVLLLKKAERHMKETGNMVMY is encoded by the coding sequence ATGAAACAGCTCGCTTCCTTGCTGTGGGCGGAAATGGTGAAGGAGCACCGCCATTCTTTTCACAGCAAAATGGTGTACTTCAGCCTGCTCATCTGGCCAGCCATCATGTTTGTGACCGCGTATTATTCTTTTGCCCCTTTTCGCCTGGGGGCTGACTCGCCGCTTGCCCGCTTTCTCTCGCCGGAACAACTGCCCCTGTTTTTGCTGACCGGGTATCTCGGCTACATTTTTTTCTGGTGCCTGGTGCAGTCTGCCTGGCAAATGAGCTTTGAGCGGGAGGCGGGGACGATGGAGATGATTTTTATCAGCCCGGTCAATCGTCTGGCCTTTCTATACGGGCGCTCGCTGTCTTCGCTCGTCGAGGGGGGCTGGCTGTTCTTTTGCTTCACGCTGCTTGCGCTTTTGTTCGTCGGCGGCGTTCACCTGAGCGGATGGTGGGCAGTGCCGCTCGCCTTTGTCGTCCTGCTCGGCTCGGCGATCGTCTGGGGTGGATTTTTGAGCGTCCTGTTTCTGTTTTCCCGCGATTCCAGCTTTTTGTACACCGTGCTGGATGAGCCGATGCTGATTTTCTCCGGCGTCCGCCTCCCGCCCATGGCTTATCCGCTCTGGGCCAAGGCGATTTCCTTTTGCTTTCCGTTGACCTACGCTCTCCAGCTCGTGCGCGGTTTGCTGATGGAAGGGGCTTCGCTCGCGTCCTTGCTGCCCGAATTGGCGCTTTTGGTCGGTGTCTTGCTTGTGCTGGTGATGGCGACGGTCCTGCTGTTGAAAAAAGCGGAAAGGCATATGAAAGAGACGGGGAATATGGTGATGTATTGA
- a CDS encoding MFS transporter produces the protein MNVSQQSFALALFGRILQAAGAAAIPATAMLIPVRYFPPERRGSVLGMTAVGLALGGALGLVLSALIVSFAHWRWLFAVPLLILATLPFYRKYLAEEDTLSRGSFDWLGGALLGVSVALLLLGVTNGTWWFLLGSLLTLALFIVRIRRAADPFVQPKIFANKRYTAGLVLAVLINGMGIALYYVSPLLLSSVQELSTNWIGFVMVPAAVASALLGRVGGKLADRKGNAYLFFLASGLLLVCFGLLSTFTGIAVIGIACFLIFGNVGQSFMQITLANSISGTLAKEQAGVGMGIFSMLNFISMGIASGIYSKVIDLGATTQWNPVNPYAAAFVYSNIYLVLAALHALIFLFYYFRFGKTRSSGLQANS, from the coding sequence GTGAATGTCAGTCAGCAATCGTTTGCGCTGGCGCTCTTCGGCAGAATTTTGCAGGCGGCAGGGGCGGCCGCCATTCCGGCTACGGCGATGCTCATTCCCGTTCGCTATTTCCCGCCAGAGAGGCGTGGCTCTGTCCTCGGCATGACGGCAGTCGGGCTGGCGCTCGGCGGGGCGCTTGGGCTTGTGCTGTCGGCGCTCATCGTCAGCTTTGCGCATTGGCGCTGGCTGTTCGCCGTGCCGCTTTTGATTCTCGCGACGCTGCCGTTTTACCGCAAATATTTGGCAGAGGAAGATACGCTCTCGCGCGGGTCTTTTGATTGGCTGGGCGGCGCTCTGCTCGGCGTTTCGGTCGCGCTGTTGCTTCTTGGAGTCACGAACGGTACGTGGTGGTTCCTACTTGGCAGCCTGCTTACACTGGCGCTGTTCATCGTGCGGATTCGCCGGGCTGCCGATCCGTTTGTGCAGCCGAAAATTTTTGCCAACAAACGCTACACGGCAGGACTTGTACTCGCGGTTCTTATCAACGGAATGGGGATCGCGCTGTACTACGTCAGCCCGCTGCTGCTTTCGTCCGTGCAAGAGCTGTCGACAAACTGGATCGGCTTTGTCATGGTCCCGGCAGCCGTTGCCTCGGCGCTTCTCGGCAGAGTGGGCGGGAAGCTCGCAGACCGGAAAGGGAACGCGTACCTGTTTTTTCTGGCGTCCGGCTTGCTGCTGGTCTGCTTTGGACTGCTCTCTACTTTTACGGGCATAGCAGTCATCGGGATTGCCTGCTTTTTGATCTTTGGCAATGTGGGCCAGTCGTTCATGCAAATTACGCTGGCAAATTCGATTTCCGGAACCTTGGCGAAGGAGCAGGCGGGAGTAGGGATGGGGATTTTTTCGATGCTGAACTTCATCTCCATGGGGATTGCTTCGGGGATTTACAGTAAAGTGATTGATCTTGGCGCAACGACCCAGTGGAATCCTGTGAACCCGTACGCGGCCGCCTTTGTTTACAGCAATATCTACCTGGTGCTTGCCGCTTTGCACGCGCTGATTTTCCTGTTCTACTATTTCCGCTTCGGCAAAACCCGTAGCTCCGGCTTGCAGGCCAACAGTTGA